The following proteins are co-located in the Diaphorobacter sp. HDW4B genome:
- a CDS encoding serine/threonine-protein kinase, translating into MLKPFRTAKIDFQQIREIGQNGQNSKTHLVIDPQLNAEIVVKTIDKSKISSVKEYFSEAQALYSSSHPHVAQIHYACYDDDNVYIAMPFYKNGSIKELISGRYITVRQCITLATQILSAIHNIHSKGLIHFDIKPDNILLSSRREALLTDFGLAKQINQNGNATPNLVYGWMFPPEALKPSPQLDHRFDIYQFGITLYRMCNGNDHFYAQLNGYSTGNGFNTQKYQLDIENGSFPDRNSFLPHIPNKLRNVVKKCLKTDPNERYQSALEVINAISGIDGSQLDWHMEANGNLRTWKKTQDGVTCIFTADAANTTTGTKTSPGGAPRKKADWCKVNASEKDIYDMLAIQP; encoded by the coding sequence ATGCTTAAGCCATTTCGGACGGCCAAAATTGATTTTCAGCAAATCAGAGAAATTGGGCAAAACGGGCAGAACTCAAAAACCCACCTTGTAATCGATCCTCAACTTAACGCTGAGATAGTTGTCAAAACAATTGACAAGAGCAAGATTTCATCCGTCAAGGAATACTTTTCCGAGGCGCAAGCCTTGTATTCAAGCTCTCATCCACATGTCGCACAAATACACTATGCCTGTTATGACGATGATAATGTGTACATTGCCATGCCATTCTACAAGAATGGATCAATAAAAGAACTAATTAGTGGTCGTTATATAACAGTTAGGCAATGCATTACGCTTGCGACACAGATACTTTCAGCAATCCACAACATTCACTCAAAGGGGCTAATACATTTTGACATCAAGCCCGACAATATACTCTTATCATCTCGTCGCGAAGCTCTACTGACCGATTTTGGACTTGCAAAGCAAATTAATCAAAATGGCAATGCAACGCCAAACCTAGTATATGGCTGGATGTTCCCTCCGGAGGCATTAAAGCCATCGCCACAACTGGATCATAGATTCGACATATATCAATTTGGAATCACACTATACCGAATGTGCAATGGAAATGATCATTTTTATGCGCAACTAAACGGATACTCAACGGGAAACGGCTTCAACACTCAAAAATATCAACTTGACATTGAGAATGGAAGCTTCCCAGACAGAAATTCATTTCTACCTCATATTCCAAATAAATTAAGAAATGTGGTCAAAAAATGTCTAAAAACAGATCCCAATGAACGTTATCAGTCCGCACTGGAAGTAATTAATGCTATTAGTGGAATAGATGGATCTCAGCTAGACTGGCATATGGAGGCAAATGGTAACCTTCGTACGTGGAAAAAAACTCAAGATGGAGTAACATGTATCTTCACCGCAGATGCCGCCAACACGACTACTGGAACAAAAACCTCACCAGGTGGTGCACCTCGCAAAAAAGCAGATTGGTGCAAAGTCAATGCCTCTGAAAAGGACATCTACGACATGTTAGCCATCCAGCCATGA